In one Candidatus Nomurabacteria bacterium genomic region, the following are encoded:
- a CDS encoding ATP-dependent helicase: MTLSQNTRMVPIDYAKALNQEQLDVVLHGDGPCLVLAGAGSGKTRTLTYRVAYLIEKGVLPEEILLLTFTNKAAREMIERVEGVLGDRARGIWGGTFHSIGSRFLRMYAEVLGYNRSFSILDADDAKDLIKAVMKDANIDTKDKRFPSKNVVSDIISYDRNTQKPFAEVVEMKHPHFLHCLKQLEEIAAQYHLRKREANVMDFDDLLTNVAGLLEDPIHGERLSERFKYVLVDEYQDTNTVQARIVKAISRVHANVIAVGDDAQSIYGFRGADVKNILAFPKIWNGAKTFKLLTNYRSTPEILDLANASLEHNIDQFQKDLTALKDHGAKPVLVSCSSANQEAKHIADEILKQRKQGTDLANIAVLFARVHTHRH; the protein is encoded by the coding sequence ATGACATTGTCACAGAATACACGGATGGTCCCTATAGATTATGCAAAAGCCCTCAATCAAGAGCAATTAGACGTTGTTCTTCATGGTGATGGGCCTTGTCTTGTATTAGCGGGTGCAGGTTCTGGTAAAACGCGTACCTTAACGTATCGCGTTGCTTATTTGATCGAGAAGGGGGTATTACCAGAAGAGATCTTACTTTTAACATTTACCAACAAAGCCGCTCGCGAAATGATTGAGCGCGTCGAAGGTGTACTTGGTGATCGTGCGCGTGGTATTTGGGGTGGAACCTTTCATTCGATTGGTTCAAGATTTTTGCGCATGTATGCCGAGGTGCTTGGTTATAATCGATCCTTTTCTATCTTGGATGCTGATGACGCAAAAGATCTCATTAAGGCAGTCATGAAGGATGCAAATATTGATACAAAAGATAAGCGCTTTCCTTCAAAAAATGTGGTGTCTGATATTATTTCGTATGATCGAAATACCCAAAAACCATTTGCTGAGGTGGTAGAGATGAAGCATCCACATTTTTTGCATTGCCTAAAACAGCTAGAAGAAATCGCGGCGCAATATCATTTACGAAAACGTGAGGCAAATGTGATGGACTTTGATGACCTACTCACCAATGTCGCTGGTCTTCTAGAGGATCCGATTCATGGTGAACGTCTTAGTGAGCGGTTTAAGTATGTGCTCGTTGATGAGTACCAAGATACAAATACCGTCCAAGCGCGTATTGTAAAAGCGATATCGAGAGTTCACGCTAATGTGATAGCCGTTGGTGACGATGCGCAATCTATTTACGGGTTTCGAGGGGCAGATGTAAAAAATATTCTAGCGTTTCCAAAGATTTGGAACGGGGCAAAAACCTTTAAATTGCTCACAAATTATCGTTCTACACCTGAGATTTTAGATCTCGCGAATGCCTCGCTTGAACACAATATTGATCAGTTTCAAAAAGACCTCACCGCCCTCAAAGACCACGGCGCAAAGCCTGTACTCGTTTCGTGTTCATCCGCCAATCAAGAAGCAAAGCATATAGCTGACGAAATCCTAAAACAACGTAAGCAGGGGACAGATCTCGCGAATATCGCCGTACTCTTCGCTCGAGTGCACACTCACAGACATTAG
- a CDS encoding peptidylprolyl isomerase, with amino-acid sequence MKTNLGDIVVQTDVDMGPRAASNFVYLAKEGFYNGTIFHRVIPGFMIQGGDPTGTGMGGPGYKFDNDPTSEPVYKKGFIAMANAGRNTNGSQFFIMVADYPLPPDYSIFGKVIEGQDIADKISGVDRSGSDRPYQEVKMIEVTVE; translated from the coding sequence ATTAAAACAAATCTTGGCGATATCGTTGTTCAAACCGATGTCGACATGGGTCCACGTGCGGCATCCAACTTTGTCTATCTCGCAAAAGAAGGTTTCTATAATGGCACTATTTTTCATCGCGTTATCCCTGGTTTCATGATTCAAGGTGGTGACCCAACAGGCACAGGTATGGGTGGTCCTGGTTATAAATTTGATAATGATCCAACGAGTGAACCTGTGTATAAGAAAGGTTTCATTGCTATGGCAAATGCAGGACGCAATACCAATGGTTCACAATTCTTTATCATGGTAGCGGATTACCCACTTCCTCCTGATTACTCCATCTTTGGTAAGGTGATTGAAGGGCAAGATATCGCAGACAAGATCTCTGGTGTAGATCGCAGCGGCTCTGATCGTCCGTATCAAGAAGTGAAGATGATTGAAGTCACCGTTGAATAA
- the xseA gene encoding exodeoxyribonuclease VII large subunit, which yields MTPQFFTVSDFVSYINDTLKAIWDGDAVAIEGEVSGFRVSQGQWVNFDIKDDGGLISAFMVLPKLRVPLEDGMKVRIYGTPRIYPKYGKFSFTVDRLELVGEGAIKKALAQLRAKLDTEGLFDPSRKRTLPRFPKRIALVASRESAAYGDIIRIINERWAGLEIELFHVVVQGDRAPASIIKALKQIQKREQENGAGYYDALVLTRGGGSFDELMAFNDEQLVRELYASKVPTMVAIGHERDTTLAEEVADVRGSTPTDCARRLVPDKEDVLYELSMLEQAIGDRMQGIIDEYTQVIHTIFTNVDKWLVTVLHRSQELAVATSTYAQHWIIHLLQRVDGYERFLKSVDPTAVMARGYAIIELAKDEIITSAKQLKAGQHINIRLRDGTVHATIDGEQATLL from the coding sequence ATGACCCCACAGTTTTTTACCGTTAGCGATTTTGTTAGCTATATAAACGATACGCTCAAAGCAATTTGGGACGGAGATGCTGTTGCTATCGAAGGCGAAGTATCGGGTTTTCGCGTATCTCAAGGTCAATGGGTAAACTTTGATATCAAAGATGACGGGGGACTGATCTCGGCTTTTATGGTTTTACCTAAGCTTCGTGTCCCGCTCGAAGACGGTATGAAGGTACGTATTTACGGTACGCCACGCATCTATCCAAAATACGGAAAGTTTTCTTTTACGGTAGATCGGTTAGAGCTTGTAGGTGAAGGGGCAATAAAAAAAGCCCTCGCGCAACTGCGTGCAAAATTGGATACTGAAGGATTATTTGACCCATCACGCAAACGTACTTTGCCACGCTTTCCTAAACGTATTGCACTCGTCGCTTCGCGCGAGTCTGCAGCCTATGGAGACATCATTCGTATCATAAACGAACGTTGGGCAGGGTTAGAAATTGAGTTATTTCACGTTGTTGTTCAAGGGGATCGAGCGCCGGCGAGTATTATCAAAGCCTTAAAACAAATCCAAAAACGCGAACAAGAAAATGGCGCGGGGTATTATGACGCATTAGTCCTTACTCGTGGTGGTGGTTCATTTGATGAGCTTATGGCATTTAATGATGAACAGCTTGTTCGAGAGCTCTACGCCTCAAAAGTGCCAACCATGGTTGCTATCGGCCACGAGCGCGATACAACGCTCGCCGAAGAGGTCGCAGATGTGCGTGGATCTACACCAACAGATTGCGCAAGACGACTTGTGCCAGATAAAGAAGATGTTTTGTATGAGCTATCAATGCTTGAGCAAGCTATCGGTGATCGTATGCAAGGGATTATTGATGAGTATACACAAGTAATCCACACTATTTTTACGAATGTTGATAAATGGCTTGTGACCGTATTGCATAGGTCTCAAGAATTAGCGGTAGCAACGAGTACCTATGCGCAACATTGGATAATACATTTACTGCAGAGAGTCGATGGGTATGAGCGTTTCTTAAAATCGGTTGATCCTACCGCTGTTATGGCACGCGGATATGCCATTATCGAGCTCGCAAAAGATGAGATTATTACGTCAGCCAAACAACTAAAAGCAGGTCAGCATATCAATATCCGTTTGCGAGATGGTACCGTCCATGCCACGATAGATGGCGAACAGGCTACATTGCTTTAA
- the xseB gene encoding exodeoxyribonuclease VII small subunit, whose protein sequence is MTTKKKKTDASVDVSKAFEELEHIATWFESDKTDIDEGMAKFERATELAKSLKEKLTEAQNRIQEIRGTIIDE, encoded by the coding sequence ATGACGACAAAAAAGAAAAAAACAGATGCGTCTGTTGATGTATCAAAAGCCTTCGAAGAGCTAGAACACATTGCCACCTGGTTTGAATCTGACAAAACAGATATCGACGAAGGGATGGCAAAATTTGAGCGTGCAACCGAGTTGGCAAAATCTCTCAAAGAAAAGCTTACTGAGGCACAAAACCGAATCCAAGAAATTCGTGGTACTATAATTGACGAATAA
- the rplL gene encoding 50S ribosomal protein L7/L12 encodes MSEMKNVEIPAKFTDLVAAIEKLTVIELAELVSLLEDKFGVSAAAPVMMAAGPASAAEEQSSFTVELTNAGSNKIAVIKVVRELTGLGLKEAKDIVDAAPKAVKENAPKAEAEEIKKKIEEAGGQATLK; translated from the coding sequence ATGTCGGAAATGAAGAACGTTGAGATCCCAGCAAAGTTCACGGACTTAGTCGCTGCGATCGAAAAACTTACTGTTATCGAGCTTGCTGAGCTCGTTAGCCTCCTCGAAGATAAATTCGGCGTATCCGCTGCGGCTCCTGTCATGATGGCAGCTGGTCCAGCGTCTGCCGCTGAAGAGCAATCCTCCTTCACGGTTGAATTGACAAATGCTGGCAGCAACAAGATTGCTGTTATCAAAGTCGTTCGCGAATTGACCGGTCTCGGCCTCAAAGAAGCGAAGGATATCGTTGACGCAGCTCCAAAAGCTGTAAAAGAAAACGCTCCTAAAGCAGAAGCTGAAGAAATCAAAAAGAAGATTGAAGAAGCTGGCGGTCAAGCTACGCTTAAATAA
- the mltG gene encoding endolytic transglycosylase MltG, translating to MIRKWFFFFVVLVIIGSGYYAYDQKQQAAERARLAALQNKREEITLRLIEGWTVDEIATYVEEKSDISAIDSKALIGASVDRLPMAASWRDKYSFLKSVPANRSLEGYLYPDTYRVWKDQMPKALFDKQLTEFEQKFGDTVIGSQSAPLKTLDDVVILASIVEAEVTANTDRAIVAGIFLNRLRIGMALQTDASLSYLHGSNRAQATAADLASDSLYNTYKHPGLPPGPVGNPGEASIKAVLNPTKTDYFYFLTDKNGKVYYAKTLAEHAANRAKAGI from the coding sequence ATGATACGCAAATGGTTTTTCTTTTTTGTTGTCCTGGTAATTATCGGTTCGGGCTACTATGCCTATGACCAAAAACAACAAGCCGCAGAGCGTGCACGTCTTGCAGCATTACAAAATAAACGCGAAGAAATCACTTTGCGACTCATCGAAGGCTGGACCGTCGATGAAATCGCAACTTACGTAGAAGAAAAGAGTGATATTTCTGCAATCGATTCAAAAGCATTGATTGGCGCATCTGTAGACCGTTTACCAATGGCTGCATCATGGCGTGATAAGTATTCATTTTTAAAAAGCGTGCCGGCTAATCGGTCATTAGAGGGTTATCTCTACCCAGACACATACCGTGTATGGAAGGATCAAATGCCAAAAGCGCTTTTTGATAAACAACTCACTGAATTTGAACAAAAATTTGGTGATACGGTTATTGGCTCGCAAAGCGCACCATTAAAAACGCTTGATGATGTTGTTATTCTTGCTTCGATTGTTGAAGCAGAAGTTACGGCGAATACAGATCGTGCCATTGTCGCAGGAATCTTTTTAAATCGTTTGCGTATCGGGATGGCCTTGCAAACAGATGCTTCGCTCTCGTATCTCCATGGCTCAAATCGTGCGCAAGCAACGGCAGCTGATCTTGCTTCTGATTCGCTTTATAATACCTATAAACATCCGGGCTTGCCTCCGGGTCCTGTTGGCAATCCTGGAGAGGCATCCATTAAAGCCGTGCTCAATCCCACAAAAACGGATTATTTCTATTTTTTAACGGATAAAAATGGCAAGGTGTATTACGCAAAAACATTGGCAGAGCACGCGGCAAACCGTGCTAAGGCAGGGATCTAG
- a CDS encoding 50S ribosomal protein L10 produces MPKSRSQKNEEVAALASALKEAKSVAFSDFQGMTVSSITDLRKKMFTEGVRYVVAKKTLLTVAAKEAGFDVDFKSFPGMIGAAIGTEDEMAPAKLTGEASKDTTIKLVGGIFDGQIVDKEYVTTLSKLPSRSQLLGQLLSVLNGPAGAFVRLLNAYKEEQEKGSPAPAPAAPVAEAPAEPATEAPAAEVAPETAPEAAPEAAPAEAPVEVAPEAPAEPAPEAPAAE; encoded by the coding sequence ATGCCAAAATCCCGTTCTCAAAAGAACGAGGAAGTTGCCGCTCTTGCGTCCGCCCTTAAGGAAGCAAAGTCCGTCGCCTTCTCTGATTTTCAAGGCATGACTGTTTCGAGCATCACCGATCTTCGTAAGAAGATGTTTACCGAAGGTGTTCGTTACGTTGTTGCTAAGAAAACGTTGCTCACTGTAGCAGCAAAAGAGGCTGGTTTTGACGTCGACTTCAAATCCTTTCCGGGTATGATCGGTGCCGCCATCGGCACTGAGGACGAAATGGCTCCAGCAAAGCTCACCGGTGAAGCTAGTAAAGATACGACTATCAAATTGGTAGGTGGTATCTTTGATGGCCAAATCGTTGACAAGGAATACGTCACCACGCTTTCCAAGCTCCCAAGCCGTTCGCAACTCCTCGGCCAACTCCTTTCTGTCCTCAATGGTCCAGCTGGTGCCTTCGTGCGCTTGCTTAACGCCTATAAGGAAGAACAGGAAAAAGGTTCCCCAGCTCCTGCTCCAGCCGCTCCGGTTGCTGAAGCTCCTGCTGAACCTGCTACTGAAGCTCCTGCAGCTGAAGTCGCTCCAGAAACTGCTCCAGAAGCAGCACCTGAAGCCGCTCCAGCCGAAGCTCCAGTCGAAGTCGCCCCTGAGGCACCTGCTGAACCAGCTCCAGAAGCTCCAGCAGCCGAATAA
- a CDS encoding phosphatase PAP2 family protein — protein sequence MYLSVLRSFFSLEKSREQKEGYYEAIVSALIAFGITYVVGHWFMRVRPFIAFPSLVIPFIDTPLTLYSMPSGHATFAFALAASLSYVQRKLTPAVFTIAFLIAIGRVAVGVHYPSDIIVGAMIGMATALVLHSVTQKYFHKHSHFAKK from the coding sequence ATGTATTTATCGGTTTTACGGTCTTTTTTTTCGTTAGAGAAAAGCCGTGAGCAAAAAGAGGGATACTATGAAGCAATAGTATCCGCACTGATAGCCTTTGGAATAACGTACGTTGTTGGTCATTGGTTTATGCGAGTAAGGCCATTTATTGCTTTTCCTAGTCTGGTCATACCATTTATCGACACTCCATTAACGCTATATAGTATGCCGTCAGGTCATGCGACATTCGCTTTTGCGCTTGCAGCATCATTATCTTATGTACAACGCAAGCTAACACCAGCCGTATTTACAATAGCTTTCTTGATTGCGATCGGTAGAGTGGCTGTTGGCGTACACTACCCCAGTGATATTATCGTGGGCGCTATGATTGGTATGGCAACGGCTCTTGTTTTACATAGCGTCACACAAAAGTATTTTCATAAACATTCGCATTTTGCCAAAAAATAA
- a CDS encoding ATP-binding domain-containing protein, translated as MRRDIPYEYRGGQKFFERAHIKDVLCFLRVINNPKDEVAWLRILGLQVGIGATTAATLVQQLKTFDTVTDALLPGAPIRVPSRGKSGFDELVTILKEVQSQVLLPSVLIRTVTSSTYQDYLEREYPNYRERLEDLEQLASFAESYETLDAFLADIALYDEVVATREQAQRPNEERMILSTIHQAKGLEWDTVFIIHLTDQSFPSARALSSEEGIEEERRLFYVAVTRARRMLYLTYPMTMGYDALSFCQPSTFLEEVSSRLFDKRELREGRFAAGPRSSTAFTDSYDEGDGFAEDDVIQLDGFGEKRPSWRAKPSKESQATTTLWKKKDSSPEKTPSKSFLRSIEDL; from the coding sequence ATACGTCGCGATATCCCGTACGAATATCGAGGCGGGCAAAAGTTTTTTGAGCGTGCACACATCAAAGACGTGCTTTGCTTTTTACGCGTCATAAATAATCCTAAAGACGAAGTCGCTTGGTTACGTATTTTAGGGTTACAAGTCGGGATCGGAGCGACAACCGCAGCAACACTCGTCCAACAACTGAAAACATTTGATACGGTAACCGACGCACTGCTACCAGGCGCACCCATTCGCGTCCCTTCTCGTGGCAAATCTGGATTTGATGAATTAGTAACGATACTAAAAGAAGTACAGTCACAAGTATTATTGCCTTCAGTACTTATCCGAACAGTCACTAGCTCAACCTATCAGGACTATCTAGAACGAGAATATCCAAATTACCGCGAACGCTTAGAAGATCTTGAACAACTCGCTTCTTTTGCGGAGAGCTATGAAACATTAGACGCCTTTTTGGCTGACATTGCTCTGTATGACGAAGTTGTCGCCACACGCGAGCAGGCACAACGTCCAAATGAGGAGCGTATGATTCTTTCTACTATCCATCAAGCAAAAGGACTCGAGTGGGATACGGTCTTTATTATCCATCTAACGGATCAGTCATTTCCGAGTGCAAGAGCACTTTCGTCAGAAGAAGGTATCGAAGAAGAACGTCGATTGTTTTACGTTGCAGTAACACGCGCACGTCGCATGTTGTATCTCACGTATCCAATGACCATGGGTTATGACGCGCTCTCGTTTTGTCAGCCGTCTACATTTCTAGAAGAGGTCTCCTCTCGCTTATTTGATAAACGCGAATTACGAGAAGGACGATTTGCTGCTGGCCCGCGTTCTTCAACAGCATTTACAGACTCTTATGATGAAGGGGATGGTTTTGCAGAAGATGACGTTATTCAACTTGATGGTTTTGGCGAAAAGCGTCCTTCTTGGAGAGCCAAACCTTCAAAAGAGTCACAAGCGACCACAACGCTCTGGAAGAAAAAGGATTCTAGCCCCGAAAAGACCCCTAGTAAATCATTCTTACGCTCTATTGAGGATCTTTGA
- a CDS encoding ABC transporter ATP-binding protein, with translation MSTLKNEIITDSVSNRESLAYIWMLFNKYPLGWFFVMIGVFMSRAGLIGVMYAFKLAIDAAVIGDEQGMIFWFISCGFIYIGFHVGNRIRDYAGERTEDRTKYLAEKEAMEILVSKDASFYENRFTGTLSRSVNGLGGLFANINSQIIWNILPFVFSLLLGLVAVWSVGSSFALVIAIWVVLFSVVQIKLYERARKIYSDKRETADQLLSGAVTDTFTNVQTVTLFGSAKREIDGYDKAAKNLLTSALNETRGYTQISSTASLLGIILYILVTVLMFFGWRDGRLTPGDLMFVHAQIFQMLSEAWGFTASIGRVNRGLSSLSQTLGMMKEESKVTDKTDAKTIKVKEGSIDFEDVSFSYKSGSNALRKTSIHLEAGKSYALVGHSGAGKSTIIKLLLRMYDPTSGSIKIDGQDLRDVTLESLRKSIAYVPQDPALFHRSIMDNIRYAKPKAKIEEVIKAAKQAQCHDFVSKLEKGYDTVVGERGAKISGGERQRVAIARAILKDAPILLLDEATSSLDSDSEHEVQKALEAVMKNRTSIIIAHRLSTIRKADAILVVEGGRIVDQGSHEELLARKGIYKDLWDRQSGTIY, from the coding sequence ATGTCAACATTAAAAAATGAGATTATTACTGATTCAGTGAGTAACCGAGAATCACTTGCTTATATTTGGATGCTTTTTAATAAATATCCTTTGGGGTGGTTTTTCGTGATGATCGGTGTATTTATGTCTCGTGCTGGCTTAATTGGTGTTATGTATGCCTTTAAGCTCGCTATTGATGCTGCAGTCATTGGTGATGAGCAGGGAATGATATTTTGGTTTATTAGTTGTGGGTTTATCTATATTGGTTTTCATGTCGGAAACCGGATTCGCGATTATGCAGGAGAAAGAACAGAGGATAGAACAAAGTACCTTGCCGAAAAAGAGGCAATGGAGATTTTGGTAAGTAAGGATGCTTCATTCTATGAAAATCGTTTTACAGGGACGTTATCTCGATCGGTAAATGGACTCGGCGGTTTATTTGCAAATATTAACTCTCAAATCATTTGGAATATCCTTCCATTCGTTTTTAGTCTTCTTCTTGGATTGGTGGCAGTTTGGTCGGTAGGATCATCTTTTGCCCTAGTGATAGCTATTTGGGTTGTGCTCTTTAGCGTTGTCCAGATTAAGTTGTATGAACGTGCGCGTAAAATATATTCAGATAAACGTGAGACTGCTGATCAGCTTCTGTCTGGGGCTGTCACCGATACGTTTACCAATGTGCAGACTGTGACGTTATTTGGTAGCGCAAAACGTGAGATTGATGGTTATGATAAGGCGGCAAAAAATTTATTAACGAGTGCGCTCAATGAAACACGGGGATATACTCAAATCTCCTCGACGGCAAGTTTGCTTGGTATTATCCTATATATCTTGGTTACGGTACTCATGTTTTTTGGATGGAGAGACGGTAGACTCACTCCTGGAGATTTGATGTTTGTTCACGCTCAGATCTTTCAGATGTTAAGCGAAGCATGGGGTTTTACTGCAAGTATTGGTCGTGTTAATCGTGGGCTTTCTAGCCTCTCTCAAACCCTTGGAATGATGAAAGAAGAGTCAAAAGTCACTGATAAAACTGACGCAAAAACCATCAAAGTAAAAGAAGGTTCTATCGATTTTGAAGATGTCTCCTTTTCCTACAAATCCGGTAGTAACGCACTCAGAAAAACTTCCATCCATCTCGAAGCTGGTAAATCCTACGCACTCGTTGGTCATTCAGGAGCCGGTAAATCCACGATCATTAAATTGCTATTGCGGATGTACGATCCAACGTCTGGTTCTATCAAGATCGACGGCCAAGATCTTCGCGATGTGACATTAGAGAGTCTGCGTAAATCGATCGCCTACGTTCCACAAGATCCAGCACTTTTTCATCGTAGTATCATGGATAATATTCGCTATGCTAAACCTAAGGCTAAGATAGAAGAGGTTATAAAAGCAGCAAAACAGGCACAATGTCATGATTTTGTATCAAAATTAGAGAAAGGTTATGATACGGTTGTCGGTGAGCGTGGCGCCAAAATATCTGGAGGAGAACGTCAACGCGTAGCGATTGCGCGCGCGATTTTGAAAGATGCGCCAATTCTTCTTTTGGATGAAGCGACCTCAAGTCTCGATTCTGATTCAGAACACGAAGTCCAAAAAGCGCTCGAAGCGGTGATGAAAAATCGTACGTCTATCATTATTGCGCATCGTTTATCTACGATACGTAAAGCGGATGCGATTCTTGTTGTAGAGGGAGGGCGTATCGTAGACCAAGGAAGTCATGAAGAATTACTCGCTCGCAAAGGTATCTACAAGGATTTATGGGATCGCCAAAGTGGCACCATTTACTAA
- a CDS encoding CapA family protein — MNDRQTKTFLITSTIVFTITVLLVVGYFLRQTVQITPNATADEVTNVAIIEQKPTSPIFIEQAPTSTGIQPTTTTILFVGDIMLDRNVQARTDASKNPSYPFAKLPLRWFENFDYAVANLEGPVTDQRRSPVKSIDFLFRPEWLKVLVSEGIDAVSQANNHAFDQGRIGFEDSRKRLTAEGILAFGEQVEDGDIALGTATIGDTKVAFLGWNSTDNPVIRKDAEAVIAKAKEQNDLVIAYLHWGTEYRAQPDASSVELAHWLIDQGVDVVIGGHPHWSQGASTYKGKPILWALGNFIFDQDWSEETRYGLAASLVVVEKKVVGIDLYPVRIDLSQPHLLEGEQKRLRLEELAKRSDLELADGVRSGRIILK, encoded by the coding sequence ATGAATGATCGTCAAACAAAAACCTTTTTGATTACTTCTACGATCGTCTTTACTATCACCGTATTACTTGTGGTTGGGTATTTTCTTCGCCAAACGGTACAAATAACGCCCAATGCTACTGCTGATGAAGTCACAAACGTAGCTATTATTGAGCAAAAACCCACCTCGCCGATTTTTATTGAGCAGGCGCCAACGAGTACGGGCATTCAACCTACGACAACGACCATTCTTTTTGTTGGTGATATTATGCTTGATCGTAATGTACAAGCAAGAACGGATGCATCAAAAAATCCCTCATACCCTTTTGCTAAACTCCCATTACGATGGTTTGAGAACTTTGATTATGCAGTGGCGAATCTTGAGGGGCCAGTGACAGATCAGCGTCGTTCACCGGTCAAGAGTATAGATTTCCTTTTTCGTCCCGAATGGTTAAAAGTATTGGTATCAGAGGGGATTGATGCAGTATCACAAGCGAATAATCACGCCTTTGATCAAGGTCGCATTGGTTTTGAGGATTCAAGAAAACGTCTAACCGCAGAAGGGATTTTGGCTTTTGGTGAGCAAGTCGAGGATGGAGATATCGCACTCGGAACAGCGACCATCGGTGATACCAAGGTTGCGTTTTTGGGATGGAACTCTACCGACAATCCCGTGATTCGAAAAGATGCCGAAGCGGTTATCGCAAAAGCAAAAGAGCAAAACGATCTTGTAATCGCGTACTTACATTGGGGGACAGAGTATCGTGCGCAACCAGACGCATCCTCAGTAGAATTGGCGCATTGGTTGATTGATCAAGGAGTGGATGTTGTTATCGGTGGTCATCCTCATTGGTCGCAAGGCGCCTCAACCTATAAAGGTAAGCCGATTCTGTGGGCATTGGGTAACTTTATTTTCGATCAGGATTGGTCAGAAGAAACACGATACGGTCTAGCCGCCTCACTAGTGGTTGTGGAGAAAAAAGTCGTAGGGATTGATCTGTATCCAGTACGAATTGATCTCAGTCAGCCACATCTATTAGAAGGTGAGCAAAAACGTTTACGATTAGAAGAGCTCGCCAAGCGTTCTGACCTAGAGTTGGCAGACGGTGTACGGTCTGGCAGGATCATACTCAAATGA
- a CDS encoding phage holin family protein, translating to MKFILRLLLNAVAILLVAKLVSGIVVSGYSTAILAALVLGIINALIRPLMHLLALPITIITFGLFALVINGLMFGLAAGLVPGFSVLGFWPAFWGAIVYSVLSYVINGLLMPTRD from the coding sequence ATTAAATTTATCTTACGTCTTCTTCTTAATGCTGTCGCTATTTTGCTTGTTGCAAAGCTCGTATCCGGTATCGTTGTCTCGGGATATAGCACAGCAATTTTAGCTGCATTAGTTCTTGGTATTATTAACGCGCTTATCCGCCCATTGATGCACCTCTTGGCGCTACCAATCACCATCATTACGTTTGGTCTTTTTGCGCTTGTTATTAATGGTTTGATGTTTGGTCTCGCTGCTGGTCTCGTGCCAGGTTTCAGTGTACTTGGTTTTTGGCCAGCGTTTTGGGGAGCGATTGTGTACTCAGTGCTTTCTTATGTGATTAATGGGTTATTGATGCCCACTCGTGATTAA
- a CDS encoding C39 family peptidase, producing MKQSKAQSMRKQLIAIALLIITAIIMVIFLWSERVAIRDWYSDVQKPVLPAEQTIIQPGDVPVATTTKATTTKPQAKPIEPSKNDPVSVTPAVTSSGEFPKELNLSVPFVLQAPFQNWVLPYEEACEEASLIMAVNAGKKAPTATEADKLIKALVARQNELFGDYFHTSAKQTAELAKDFFDVKETRIFPITSADDIKRELAAGHPVLVPADGKLLKNPNFKNGGPIYHMLLIKGYLADGRWITNDPGTRNGKDYIYGKEQLLNAIHDWTGDAANGARVGLIVVP from the coding sequence ATGAAACAATCAAAAGCTCAATCAATGCGCAAGCAGCTCATTGCCATAGCACTGCTTATTATCACCGCCATAATAATGGTGATCTTTCTTTGGTCGGAGCGTGTAGCGATTCGTGATTGGTATAGCGATGTACAAAAACCTGTTTTACCGGCTGAGCAAACCATCATTCAACCAGGGGATGTACCTGTTGCGACAACAACCAAAGCAACAACGACCAAGCCTCAGGCAAAGCCAATAGAGCCGAGTAAAAACGATCCTGTTTCTGTTACTCCTGCTGTAACTTCGTCGGGCGAGTTTCCAAAAGAGCTCAATTTAAGTGTGCCTTTTGTCCTTCAAGCACCTTTCCAAAATTGGGTATTACCCTACGAAGAAGCGTGTGAAGAAGCCTCTCTCATTATGGCGGTGAATGCGGGCAAAAAAGCCCCTACGGCTACAGAAGCCGACAAGCTCATTAAAGCACTCGTTGCACGTCAAAATGAGTTATTTGGTGATTACTTTCATACGAGCGCAAAACAGACTGCAGAGCTTGCGAAAGATTTTTTTGACGTAAAAGAGACACGTATTTTTCCTATTACGAGTGCTGATGACATCAAGCGTGAACTCGCCGCTGGGCATCCTGTGCTAGTACCAGCAGATGGAAAGCTTCTAAAGAATCCAAACTTTAAAAACGGTGGTCCGATTTATCATATGCTTCTCATTAAGGGGTATTTGGCAGACGGTCGATGGATTACCAATGATCCAGGCACGCGTAATGGTAAAGATTATATTTATGGCAAAGAGCAATTGCTTAATGCCATCCATGATTGGACGGGTGATGCCGCGAATGGTGCGCGAGTAGGTCTCATCGTGGTACCATAG